Within the Thermoproteales archaeon genome, the region ATAAATGCATTAGAAATGATAATGTTAACAATGGAGAAAGAGAGCATTTCAATAGCTATAATTCTTCTATTATATTAATAGCAAACTTAAGTTTAGTTTTTCCAGAAGAACCTTCTTCTTTAAAAAATCTTAAGCTAGTTCTATGCGAAAAAGTGACTAAAGAAGGAGCATTTATAGCTAGAATAGATAAAACATTTTTATAATTACTACCCATAAAAGTTAAAGGATATATTTCGCCTCCTCAAGAAGCAGCTACTTTAGAAGTAGAAATATATTAAACCTAACGTGTCGAAAATATATCGATATATTAAAACTAAATCTAATGAATCTTTCGAATTTCAAATATTACCTGTTACTAGCAGATTATGAAAAGTCGAAATAGTCGCGAACGTGTAAGCAGTGCTAAAGGTTTTATTGCCATAACCATATGCTAAGATAGCGAACCTCAGAACGTGCTGGGTAGCCAACATACTTCAAATAAACGATCTCGATTTTAGGAAACTCAAATGTTCTAGAGAAGCTTTTTAACTAGCGATATCACGCCTAACAAAGAACTCCTTAATTTAATTTTTTTAATTAATTACTTTTGTATATTCTCGGAAATCGATTTACCGAGAAAGATTAATAAGAATATAATTTTTCTCAGAAAAAGATATAGAAGTGGCTTGAATTACGCTGTTAACTTTCGGGGAAATGACAAGCCACGAAATGGTTTTCTTTTATCTTCACTAATGGAGGCTCCTTCACGCGGCAGATATCTTTAGCTTTCCAGCAACGTGGGTGGAATCTGCAACCTGGCGGAGGATTCACGGGACTTGGCACATCGCCACTCAGCAAGATTTTTTCTCTCTTGACGTTTGGATCTGGGATAGGGATCGCCGAGATTAATGCCTTCGTGTACGGATGTAACGGGTTATTGAATAGCTCTCTCGTCGACGCGAGTTCTACAATTTTACCTAGATACATTACGCCTACTCTATTGCTTATACACTCGACGACACTCAAGTCGTGGCTTATAAACAAATAAGTTAGACTGTACTCTTTCTGGAGGCTCATGAAAAGATCTAATAGCTGCGAGCGTACTGATACATCTACGGCTGAAGTGGGTTCGTCGAGGATTAGAAATTCTGGGTGAGTTATTAAAGCTCTAGCTATCGCTATTCTCTGCCTCTGCCCCCCGCTGAACTCATGGGGATATCTATACAAATGTTTCTCGGAAAGTCCGACTCTTTGAAGAATCTCTAAGACTCTTTCTGTAATCTCTCTGCCCTTAGCAAGCTTATGCACTTTTAATGGTTCGCCAACTATATCTTTGACTAGCATTCTTGGGTTAAGCGAGGTTGTGGGATCTTGGTAAACTATCTGCATCCTCCTTCTCAATCTCCTCAATTTCTTTCCCTTATACGTAGCAAGATCGTACTCTTTTCTCAGCTTCTCTAGCTCTTTAAGAGCAGTATGCGAACCGTTTAGTTCTAGCTCTTTAATCCTTTCCCTTACACCTGGTGGTACGTCGAAGTAGATGTGGCCGGCAGTCGGCTCCAGCAGACGAATCACAGTTTTTCCAAATGTTGTTTTGCCGCAACCTGATTCCCCGACTAAACCGAAGCATTCGCCTTTAAATATCGTTAAGTTTATTCCATCTACGGCTTTTACGTCAGCTACCTTCTTTTTAAACAGTCCCCCGAATATGGGGTAATACTTTTTAAGATCCTCTACCTCCAGTAAAGCCCTCAACCTAGTTCACCCGTATAAATGGCATGCTACATAATGACCTTTTTCTACCTCCACCATCTTGGGCGTGACCTTTGAACATATTTCCATAGCCCAAGGGCAGCGTGGGTGGAACCTACAACCTGGCGGAGGGTTAATTAGGTTTGGGACTTCGCCTTTTATAGATTTAAATTTCTTCCCTGGCCTTGGAATGCACTCAAGCAAGGCTTTGGTGTAGGGATGAAGCGGTTTTTCGAAAATCCTGTTGACTTCGGCTAGCTCGCAGATAACTCCGGCGTACATTACAGCTACGCGATTGCACATCTCGGCTATTACGCCGAGATCGTGGGTTATGTAAAGAACAGTCGTGTCAAATTGCTTTTTAAGTTCTCTAATTAAATTAAGGATTTGCGCTTGAACGGTTACATCGAGATTTGTAGTAGGCTCGTCGGCTATCAACAGTATCGGATTACAAGCTAGGGCCATGGCTATTACAGCGCGTTGTTTCATTCCACCGCTCAGTTCATGCGGATACATATCGGCGACTCTCTCAGGATCTGCTATTCTCATGTCTCTGAGTATTTTAACTGCTTCCTTTTTAGCGTATTTTTTCAGTCTACGCGAGTATAAGTTGAGGAGCGGAATTTTTGAAACAATTTTCAGAGATAGCGAGTTGGGATCTTCAAGTAATTTTTTGTAAGCCCATTTTTCAAATCTTAGAAGTAACTTTTTGAAAGGGAGACCATTAACCGACTGGAGTTCTTTTTCGAGTATCTTCCTGCAGAGTTCTTTTCTCCTGTGGAGGATTATTGCCTCCGCTATTTGCTCTCCTATAGTATATAGTGGATTAAGAGCCGCACCTGGTTCTTGGAAAACCATCGAGATTTCGTTGCCCCTGATGTGCATGAGTTCCTTCTCGCTAAGCTTAAGCAGGTTTAACTTCCTGCCATCTTTACATTTAAAAAATATCTCGCCGTCTTCGACCTTGCCGGGCGGAGGAACCAAAGCTAAAATCGAGAGAGATGTCACGCTTTTCCCAGAGCCAGTCTCGCCGACTAGTCCTAGAGTTTCTCCCTTCTTGAGTGATAAGTTAACTCCTTCGATAGCCTTTACCACTCCCTCATACGTGTAAAATCTTACAACCAAATTTTTGATGTTAAGAATCTCCTCCATATCTATCTCCTCCTGAGCATGGGATCGAGAATATCTCTAAACGCGTCGCCAAGTAAGCCCCATCCGAGCACGAATGTAAAGATGAAAATTCCCGGTATTATAAACGTGTACCAATACTCGTAGGGGTTTACGGGCGTCCCGATTATCCAATTCCTCGACAAAGCTATCATCTGCCCCCAATCAGCGTAGCCTATGGGTGCACCGAGTCCAAGGAAGCTGAATGCAGCCACCGTTAAGACAATACTTCCCATATCCAATGTCGCCACGGCTAAGAGCGGGAATATGGCGTTTGGTAATACGTGTCTAACGATTACCCTAAAATCCGAGCAGCCCATAGCCTTGGCTGCCTCAACGAAATCCTCCTGCTTAATTCTTAGCACTTCTCCTCGCACTAATCTAGCATAAGTCGGCCACCCAACCAGAATAATCGCCATCATTACGCTTTCAAGGCTTGGGCCGAGTATCACGACTAAGACCATGACTAATACGATGCCGGGGAAGGCGTAGATTACGTCGGTGAGCCTCATGAAGATTTCGTCGATCTTACCGCCATAGTATCCGGAAATACTTCCGATAGCTATTCCCATGAGAACTGTGCATCCTACGACTATGAGTCCAACGCGGAACGCTGTTCTAGTACCCCAGATGCACCCATAATATATATCGTATTGCCCTTCAGCTGTGCCAAATAGATGTTTCGGGCCTGGCGGTCTTGGCGTGACCGAGAAGCCATCTCTGGGTATCATGTAGGGATCGTACCAACCTTCGGGGGGCGGAGCCAGAATGGGCGCCAGTATGGCAATAGCCACGAAGGTTAAAATAATAATGATGCCAACTATCGAGAGAGGACTTTTTCTAATTCTCTTTACGATGAATTTTAGTTCTCTAATTGTCGGTCCAGCTTCTTTCTTAAAACTCTCAAATCGAACTCTTAATACCACAAAATCACCCTAGTCGTATTCTTGGGTCAATGTAAGCATATAATATATCAACAATCAGGTTTGTGATGACGTACACTAAGCTTGCGAAAAGCGCAAAACCTAGTACGGCTGGTATGTCTAACTGAATGGCCGCGTTAACAGCCCAACGGCCAATGCCGGGTATGTTGAACACTGTCTCTGTTATCACCAAACCTGTTAGCATCCCAGCGACTAATGCTCCGGCAAGGGTAACCGCTGGAATCATAGCATTTCTCATCGCGTGCTTGTTAATAACCTCTTTTTCGGGGAGCCCCTTAGCTCTCGCAGCAAGAACGTAAGTCTTACCAAGAGCCTCGAGCATGCTTGAACGTACAACTCTCATTAGTATAGCTACGATTACTATGGTCAGGTTTAGTACTGGAAGTACTAAATGTCTGAGGGCGTCGAAAAATATCCAGGGTTGTCCGTTAAGCAAAGCATCTATTGTGTTGATCCTCGTATACCTGATGAAATTTGGAGAATTCACGAACAAGCTAGCCTCTGTGGATAGCCTTTCGGGCGGGAAGAGTTTAAGGTGTCCATAGAAGACTGCTAATAGGATTATCGCGGACCAGAATGTAGGCAGAGACCAGCCGATTATTGCGAAAGCTCTTATTATATGGTCTACTGCCGTATCTTTATGTACTGCTGCCATTTTGCCGAGCCAAACGCCTACCACGAGAATGATAGGTATTGCATAAATGGTAAGCTCTAGAGTTGCTGGTAAAAATTCGAAAATTGCCTGCACCACCGGCATGTTAACCGATTTAGACCATCCTAAATTGCCGTGCAAGACTTCATTAAGCCAGTAGAAGTACTGTATATGTGGTGGGTCATTTAAATGATATTTCTCAATTATAGACTCCAACGAACGCGCTTGCCTTGGGTCCCTTATGTAGAGAGAAGCTCTCTCGATTGGACTAAAAAATTGAACTAAAGCGAAGATTAGCAATGTAACACCGATCATAGTCGGTATTAGTAATAGAAGCCTACGTACGACATATGTTGTAAGTCCCATGCATATTCACCTGATAATCACAAAAAGTAAAAAATATAAAAAGTTATTTTAGAATCTTAGTCATATCCCTTCCATAGTACATAGAAGTATATTCCCGGATGTATCGGGTTATAATACCAGCCCTGTACCCAGTCGCGCTCGTAGTGGCGGCCAGTCGGCTGGGCGAGTGGCACGCTAGGAACATCTTCATAGTACATCCGAGCCAGTTCGCGGTAAATTTCGTTTCTCTTCGCTGGGTCAAGAGTTCTTATACCCTCCTCTATTAAAGCATCGACTTCTGGATTCTTGTAGCCTTGCCATGCCGCGAAAGCTCCCGCGCTGTGCATGAATGGATGGACGAAGTTGTGAGGATCGGGGTAATCGGCGAGCCAGCCTATTAGAAATATAGGCAACTGCCCTTTAACCATAGCCCTTAACATAGTTGGCCACTCTACAGCTCTCACATAA harbors:
- a CDS encoding ABC transporter permease, with amino-acid sequence MGLTTYVVRRLLLLIPTMIGVTLLIFALVQFFSPIERASLYIRDPRQARSLESIIEKYHLNDPPHIQYFYWLNEVLHGNLGWSKSVNMPVVQAIFEFLPATLELTIYAIPIILVVGVWLGKMAAVHKDTAVDHIIRAFAIIGWSLPTFWSAIILLAVFYGHLKLFPPERLSTEASLFVNSPNFIRYTRINTIDALLNGQPWIFFDALRHLVLPVLNLTIVIVAILMRVVRSSMLEALGKTYVLAARAKGLPEKEVINKHAMRNAMIPAVTLAGALVAGMLTGLVITETVFNIPGIGRWAVNAAIQLDIPAVLGFALFASLVYVITNLIVDILYAYIDPRIRLG
- a CDS encoding ABC transporter permease, with the protein product MVLRVRFESFKKEAGPTIRELKFIVKRIRKSPLSIVGIIIILTFVAIAILAPILAPPPEGWYDPYMIPRDGFSVTPRPPGPKHLFGTAEGQYDIYYGCIWGTRTAFRVGLIVVGCTVLMGIAIGSISGYYGGKIDEIFMRLTDVIYAFPGIVLVMVLVVILGPSLESVMMAIILVGWPTYARLVRGEVLRIKQEDFVEAAKAMGCSDFRVIVRHVLPNAIFPLLAVATLDMGSIVLTVAAFSFLGLGAPIGYADWGQMIALSRNWIIGTPVNPYEYWYTFIIPGIFIFTFVLGWGLLGDAFRDILDPMLRRR
- a CDS encoding ABC transporter ATP-binding protein; translated protein: MEEILNIKNLVVRFYTYEGVVKAIEGVNLSLKKGETLGLVGETGSGKSVTSLSILALVPPPGKVEDGEIFFKCKDGRKLNLLKLSEKELMHIRGNEISMVFQEPGAALNPLYTIGEQIAEAIILHRRKELCRKILEKELQSVNGLPFKKLLLRFEKWAYKKLLEDPNSLSLKIVSKIPLLNLYSRRLKKYAKKEAVKILRDMRIADPERVADMYPHELSGGMKQRAVIAMALACNPILLIADEPTTNLDVTVQAQILNLIRELKKQFDTTVLYITHDLGVIAEMCNRVAVMYAGVICELAEVNRIFEKPLHPYTKALLECIPRPGKKFKSIKGEVPNLINPPPGCRFHPRCPWAMEICSKVTPKMVEVEKGHYVACHLYG
- a CDS encoding ABC transporter ATP-binding protein; amino-acid sequence: MRALLEVEDLKKYYPIFGGLFKKKVADVKAVDGINLTIFKGECFGLVGESGCGKTTFGKTVIRLLEPTAGHIYFDVPPGVRERIKELELNGSHTALKELEKLRKEYDLATYKGKKLRRLRRRMQIVYQDPTTSLNPRMLVKDIVGEPLKVHKLAKGREITERVLEILQRVGLSEKHLYRYPHEFSGGQRQRIAIARALITHPEFLILDEPTSAVDVSVRSQLLDLFMSLQKEYSLTYLFISHDLSVVECISNRVGVMYLGKIVELASTRELFNNPLHPYTKALISAIPIPDPNVKREKILLSGDVPSPVNPPPGCRFHPRCWKAKDICRVKEPPLVKIKENHFVACHFPES